From a single Fusobacterium ulcerans ATCC 49185 genomic region:
- a CDS encoding DUF5682 family protein, translating into MDRLLRGEKQFEIDEEIKKIDKLFKRSYDLSSDFILFPIRHHSPVCSFHLEKVIEEYQPEAILIEGPKNAAHLIEYAVSDKTKTPFCIYLSYDDKQGKINEEKGKYRAFYPFLDFSPELTALKEGAKRGIPCEFIDLGYGEKLLNTPDPEQKTAENYEDDRVFLQSSYYKMLVEKMGCKNFNELWEMLFEIEGFHMETENFVKSLFYYCYYSRENTSQDELIYHGDIIREYYMAENIREAMKKYKKVLVVTGGIHTIELVNLITAEKLPSFKIEKIKEEDSPSYLMPYSFEESDRNSGYESGMVFPFFYQKVWENISKKRKKPFEETVLRFIINTAGAVRKKQPLSIADEMQSYYMARGLGELREKKECGVFELIDGVKSSFVKGEINSYHQPALKNLYRLLTGMEMGTIDPDCGVPPLVNDFFAKCKKFKISTAVSMKKETKLDVYTNESHREKSRFFHQMNFLETYFCHYLRGQDSNTGKGRILLRETWEYRFFPGVQVALITNSAYGGTVEEACLSLIIKGISSEHSNARELSEKLLKANRMGLNSIYGIIFEKLMDIIGNDMDFLSVSDCFKNLCEVKTYNTSFARIDIPILDKVIELSLTRMLTLIYTVINSKKEDEDSICDGIKFLYTYFIDSINKEEEESFIQSMFSIYEDNSANTALSGSSSAVLFKKRKISLEEAMNKFNSYLNGSDISKKMSASFLKGFFKIAKDIVFVDDRMLRSLDSILKETEGDLFLEILPDLRFAFTYFLPFETDKIAKQVSSFYDISGESLLYGDVFDQKEMEKALDIDRYCAGKLDEWLLEKGGEDGR; encoded by the coding sequence ATGGATAGATTATTACGAGGCGAGAAACAATTTGAAATAGATGAAGAAATAAAAAAAATAGATAAACTTTTTAAAAGAAGTTATGATTTATCTTCTGACTTTATATTGTTTCCTATAAGACATCACAGCCCTGTCTGTTCTTTTCATTTGGAAAAAGTAATAGAGGAATATCAGCCAGAGGCTATATTGATAGAGGGACCAAAAAATGCAGCCCACCTTATAGAATATGCTGTATCTGATAAAACAAAGACTCCTTTTTGTATATATTTAAGCTATGATGACAAGCAGGGAAAAATAAATGAGGAGAAGGGAAAATACAGAGCATTTTATCCCTTCCTTGATTTTTCACCTGAACTCACTGCATTAAAAGAGGGAGCAAAGAGAGGAATACCTTGTGAGTTTATAGATCTTGGTTATGGAGAAAAACTTTTGAATACTCCTGACCCAGAACAGAAAACAGCAGAAAATTATGAAGATGACAGAGTATTTCTACAGAGCAGCTATTACAAAATGCTTGTAGAAAAAATGGGATGTAAAAATTTCAATGAACTTTGGGAAATGCTTTTTGAAATAGAAGGTTTTCATATGGAAACTGAAAATTTTGTAAAAAGCCTCTTTTATTATTGTTATTACAGCAGAGAGAATACTTCTCAAGATGAATTGATTTATCATGGAGATATAATCAGAGAGTATTACATGGCTGAAAATATTCGTGAAGCTATGAAAAAATATAAGAAAGTTTTAGTTGTAACAGGAGGAATTCATACAATAGAACTTGTAAATCTTATTACAGCAGAGAAACTTCCTTCATTTAAAATAGAAAAAATAAAGGAAGAGGATTCACCAAGTTATCTTATGCCATATTCTTTTGAAGAATCTGACAGAAATTCTGGATATGAATCAGGAATGGTCTTTCCATTTTTTTATCAGAAAGTCTGGGAAAACATAAGTAAAAAGAGAAAGAAGCCTTTTGAAGAGACAGTACTGCGTTTTATTATCAATACAGCAGGGGCAGTGAGAAAAAAGCAGCCTCTTTCAATAGCTGATGAAATGCAGTCATACTATATGGCAAGAGGTTTGGGAGAGCTAAGAGAAAAGAAAGAGTGTGGAGTATTTGAGCTGATAGATGGAGTGAAGTCATCTTTTGTAAAGGGAGAGATAAATTCATATCATCAGCCAGCATTAAAGAATTTATACAGACTTCTTACAGGAATGGAAATGGGGACAATAGATCCAGATTGTGGAGTTCCTCCTTTAGTAAATGATTTTTTTGCTAAATGTAAAAAATTTAAAATATCTACAGCAGTAAGTATGAAAAAAGAAACAAAGCTAGATGTATATACCAATGAAAGCCATAGAGAAAAAAGCAGATTTTTTCATCAAATGAATTTTTTGGAAACATATTTCTGCCACTATCTAAGAGGACAGGATTCTAACACTGGAAAAGGAAGGATACTTCTCAGGGAAACTTGGGAGTATAGATTTTTTCCCGGAGTACAGGTGGCTCTTATTACAAACTCTGCATATGGTGGAACTGTAGAAGAAGCATGTCTTTCTCTGATAATAAAAGGAATATCATCAGAACATAGTAATGCCAGAGAACTTTCAGAGAAGCTTTTAAAAGCAAATCGTATGGGATTGAATTCTATATATGGAATTATTTTTGAAAAACTCATGGATATCATAGGTAATGATATGGATTTTCTAAGTGTATCTGACTGTTTTAAAAATCTTTGTGAAGTGAAAACATATAATACAAGTTTTGCCAGGATAGATATTCCAATACTGGATAAAGTGATAGAGTTAAGTCTGACTCGTATGCTGACACTGATATACACTGTTATTAATTCTAAAAAAGAAGATGAAGACAGTATCTGTGATGGAATAAAATTCCTTTATACTTATTTTATAGATAGCATAAATAAAGAGGAAGAGGAATCTTTTATCCAAAGTATGTTTTCAATATACGAAGATAATTCAGCAAATACAGCTTTGTCTGGTTCTAGTAGTGCTGTTCTTTTCAAGAAAAGAAAAATATCTTTGGAAGAAGCTATGAATAAATTTAATTCATATCTAAATGGTTCAGATATTTCTAAAAAAATGTCAGCTTCTTTTCTTAAAGGATTTTTCAAGATAGCTAAAGATATAGTATTTGTAGATGACAGAATGCTTCGCTCTTTAGACAGCATATTGAAAGAAACTGAGGGAGATCTATTTTTAGAAATACTTCCAGATTTAAGATTTGCATTTACATATTTTCTTCCTTTTGAAACAGATAAAATAGCTAAGCAGGTATCTTCATTTTATGATATATCAGGAGAATCTTTGCTCTATGGAGATGTTTTTGATCAAAAAGAAATGGAAAAAGCATTGGATATAGATAGATATTGTGCTGGAAAACTTGATGAATGGCTTCTGGAAAAAGGGGGAGAAGATGGAAGATAA
- a CDS encoding ATP-binding protein: protein MEVKILKPTMEMKYAEELEALKSTDTGKKPENWLMSPKAVRTFILGSDKAIEYNGKKIKITKKFYGDDSLVERSIITLAGNRGLMLVGDPGTAKTMLSELLSAAICGTSTNTIQGTAGTTEDMIKYSWNYAMLLAKGPVREALVPAPLYIGMKEGMITRFEEITRCPLEMQDSMISVMSDKMLNIPEFAEEPVLYARPGFNVIATANTRDKGINEMSSALKRRFNFETVLPVSSVTIEAKIIEQECEKMFNEANIEMKIDHNVIEILALTFRELREGITYENIKVDVPSSVMSTAEAVSVYFQTAIDSYYYSDGKITADKLVQNIKGAVIKENRDDLSKLRNYFGTVVKKRAEKEGSLWIDYYEARNNLK, encoded by the coding sequence GTGGAAGTAAAAATTTTAAAACCTACTATGGAGATGAAGTATGCTGAAGAGCTGGAAGCATTGAAAAGTACAGATACAGGGAAGAAGCCAGAGAACTGGCTTATGTCTCCAAAGGCAGTGAGAACATTCATCCTTGGAAGCGATAAAGCAATAGAATATAATGGAAAAAAAATTAAAATAACTAAAAAATTCTATGGGGATGATTCTCTTGTAGAAAGAAGTATAATAACTCTGGCAGGAAACAGAGGACTTATGCTGGTAGGAGATCCTGGAACAGCAAAAACTATGCTGAGTGAACTTTTATCTGCTGCTATCTGTGGAACAAGTACAAATACTATTCAGGGAACAGCAGGAACTACAGAAGATATGATAAAATATTCGTGGAATTATGCAATGCTTTTGGCAAAAGGACCTGTAAGAGAAGCACTTGTTCCAGCACCTTTATACATTGGAATGAAAGAGGGAATGATAACTCGTTTTGAAGAGATAACTAGATGTCCATTGGAGATGCAGGATAGTATGATAAGTGTTATGAGTGATAAAATGCTTAATATACCTGAGTTTGCTGAAGAACCAGTGCTATATGCAAGACCTGGATTTAATGTGATAGCTACTGCTAATACTAGAGATAAGGGTATCAATGAGATGAGCAGTGCATTGAAGAGAAGATTTAACTTTGAAACTGTTCTTCCAGTTAGCAGTGTAACTATAGAAGCTAAAATAATAGAACAGGAATGTGAAAAAATGTTCAATGAGGCTAATATAGAAATGAAGATAGATCATAATGTTATTGAGATACTGGCTCTGACTTTCAGAGAATTGAGAGAAGGAATAACTTATGAAAATATAAAAGTAGATGTTCCATCTTCAGTAATGAGTACAGCAGAAGCAGTATCAGTATATTTCCAGACTGCTATTGATTCATATTATTACAGTGATGGGAAAATAACTGCTGATAAACTTGTACAGAATATTAAAGGAGCAGTAATTAAAGAAAATAGAGATGATTTATCAAAACTTAGAAATTATTTTGGAACTGTAGTGAAAAAAAGAGCAGAAAAAGAGGGGTCATTATGGATAGATTATTACGAGGCGAGAAACAATTTGAAATAG
- a CDS encoding VWA domain-containing protein: MEDKKTLNKWRLVLGEFAQDSMSLDPQYANMDSVLDFLYSREYSEEQGIRKEGGRGGSSLTVPEWIGKVRELFPEETVEIMQKQAISKYKLTELLTDEKILKQMQPDMELLKNILAFKRMMNPQVLQTARNIIGEVVKEIEEKLRKEIIEAFHGKKNPYKSGVLRTMRNFDFKKTVRRNLKNYDVERKVLIPSRLYFSSRIKKQNEYHIIIVVDQSGSMVSSVIYSAVMAGIFSKLSMIDTKLIVFDTNVVDLTDYVSDPVETLLSVQLGGGTDISRALDYAASKITQPQKTIVVLVSDLYDGYDYRQMYKRVFDIIETGARMFVLPALDYSAQGSYDKNAAQKMANLGADVAAITPKELAQWIAKIVL, from the coding sequence ATGGAAGATAAAAAGACATTGAATAAGTGGAGACTTGTTCTGGGAGAATTTGCTCAGGATAGTATGAGTCTTGACCCTCAATATGCTAATATGGATTCTGTCCTTGATTTTCTTTATTCAAGAGAGTATTCAGAAGAACAGGGAATACGTAAAGAGGGAGGAAGAGGAGGCTCAAGTCTTACTGTTCCAGAATGGATAGGAAAAGTAAGAGAACTTTTTCCAGAAGAGACAGTAGAAATAATGCAGAAACAGGCAATTTCTAAATACAAATTAACAGAACTTCTTACTGATGAAAAAATACTTAAGCAGATGCAGCCAGATATGGAACTATTAAAAAATATACTGGCTTTTAAAAGAATGATGAACCCTCAGGTGCTTCAGACTGCTAGAAATATAATAGGAGAAGTAGTTAAAGAGATAGAAGAGAAATTAAGAAAAGAGATAATTGAAGCTTTTCATGGAAAGAAAAATCCATATAAAAGTGGAGTACTTCGTACAATGAGAAATTTTGATTTTAAGAAAACTGTAAGAAGAAATCTAAAAAACTATGATGTAGAAAGAAAAGTTCTTATTCCATCAAGATTGTATTTTTCTTCTCGTATAAAAAAGCAGAATGAATATCATATAATAATAGTAGTAGACCAAAGTGGAAGTATGGTCTCTTCTGTAATATATAGTGCTGTTATGGCTGGTATATTTTCTAAATTATCCATGATAGATACAAAGCTAATAGTCTTTGATACAAATGTGGTAGATCTTACTGATTATGTAAGTGACCCAGTAGAAACTCTCCTTAGTGTACAGCTGGGAGGGGGAACAGATATTTCAAGGGCACTTGATTATGCTGCTTCTAAAATAACACAGCCTCAAAAAACTATTGTTGTATTAGTAAGCGACCTCTATGATGGATATGATTACAGACAGATGTACAAAAGAGTATTTGATATCATAGAAACTGGGGCGAGAATGTTTGTACTTCCTGCTTTGGATTACAGTGCTCAGGGAAGCTATGATAAAAATGCTGCTCAGAAAATGGCAAATCTAGGTGCTGATGTGGCAGCTATCACACCAAAGGAGTTGGCACAATGGATAGCAAAAATAGTATTATAA